Part of the Salminus brasiliensis chromosome 2, fSalBra1.hap2, whole genome shotgun sequence genome, AgagaaagctctagtgaaagctGATGACACATAAAACGTGATGCTGACTTTGTAAGAAAACATGGGGGTGTTGAGATCATAGATGTGCACAGAAGGAAAGCTCAAACTTGGCATGCAAAAAAGTGATGTCATGGGGAGCAAACAGGGATCTGTGCTGCTTAAAGCTGAAAGACACTAGCCTTtcaccatctcttctctccatcatctgctccctcgaaaacaaactggacgaCCACAGTTGAAccaaacttgacttgacttaaacaGAACTGGGTTAGTGTTTTAactgagaaagccaaacctgggGTAGCAAGTAGGGACAAGTCTAAgagctaactggctacaatctcttcagcttacTGACAGCACATCGCTGTCGCTGAGGACACcaggagaggacagcaacactctCCAGTAAGGCTCAGGAAAGGGtttttgttaatgttttttttttttgcgttttaTTGTGAAAATAAAAAGTTAAGCAATATATGAGTTTTTATGCACCAAATAAATTCATATACTTAGTATTTATCCATCAAAAAGCAACTTGAAGTACTTAACAAATGCAATCAATGCCACCGCTAATGGGAGACCGCACACAGATGCTTGTGTCTTGACTTTTTCTGCATTTCTCTGCCGCACAGTCAGGCGTATTCGAAAAGCCATTAGTAAATGAGTTCACATTACAAGATCAATTTGCCCAGTAATACCACGTGGATTGTCCATGTGCCATCGTGAACAGCATCAAAAGAACGAACCAGCAGCACAAGATAATTTGCTCTAAGCTGTTCATTATTTGAGGCGAAAGAGAAGAAAGGTCACACGTGTTGCTTTTGCAGCAATTACTGGCATTTGCTCCCAAGTTAGGCCCTGCTGCCACGGCAACACTGAATGATGGAGCAGCACagctgaaaataaaacacatgaaTTCTGATATGACctctgtatggacaaaagtattgggacacctgcttattcatcgtttcaaaggcattaaaaaaaaggttatcctgtttttgttggagtaactgtctctactgtctatggaaggctttctactagatgttgaagcactgctgtgagatttgattgcattcagcaattaggtcaggatgttgggtgattgccaccccacctcatccccattcACATTGCTCCAAAAAAGTAATCAGATTGGTGGCACTTCAACCTGGTAACGTCAACATAGCCACAGTCTCAGTGAGCAGTGAGGTGAGCTGCTGCTCAAACTGAAACAGTACAAGCTGGAACATCTGCATGACCTAAAACACGTTTCACAACTAACGACTTACAGCACGAGAAGAATTTTAAGCCGCTTGtactcctaacacacacacacacacacacacacacacacacacactttaaacccATTACAGCGTTACTAAGTTAACACATCTAAATACAGTTAAATATTTCGACAAACcactacgtgtgtgtgtgtgtgtgtacctgtatgTCCCGGGCTCGTTCATAGGCCTGGTAAGCTACTTTCTCCTCAATGCTGGCCAGCTCCTGTTTTAGGTTGGCTGTCTCATTCTGATGCAACTCGGTCAGGTCATTCAGCTGATCCTCCAGACGCTCACACCTGCCAGAGACAAGCACACAGTGAACATGTGTTGGTAtgttagcgtgtgtgtgtgtgtgtgtgtacttgtgtatGACAGTACAGATTCATATGTAAAGcttgtatatgtaaatgtgtagttgtcaaatgatagtactactactattactattattaatattaataataataatttgctactactactactactactactgttgtaGTAATAATAGTCTGCTACTACTATTGTAGTAACATCACTGTACCTAgtcttaaattaaaataatctcACCCAAAAAAGTCCCTTTCTAactccataggcattaatatgtaGTCGCCCCCCTttgctttgcagctctaacagctgtaggtttggagctctgcagttattgagtcagttggagacttttcggcactctgctctgagctcagcacttggccctgaccccgctctgtaactttacgtggtctgacagacactctgtggctgagctgctctctgtggttcctctaaacgcttcaataataacaccactcacagctgatggtgaaaGATCTAGGAGGgtggaaatttcaccagctgacttgttgttgttgttgcagcagtggctcctattacatacagaaccacgctggagttcagtgagctttATAGAAAcccccattctttcactaatgtgtggacaTTTAAATTCAATGATTGAGATGAGgtgagtcccaatacttttgtcaaaatagtggatgtcaaaaagtaaaaaaacagccaaagtCGAAATACAAGATTTCTGCAGGACAGTGAGATCTTGTACATGTATGACTGTGTTCAACTGTACCTGTATTTTTCCTCCTGCAGCATCTGTGCAATGAATCCGTAGTTGCGTTTCAACTGGGCTCTCAGGATCTCAATGTCGTCTGCCAGGTGAATCTGTGCCTCCTTCACCTCCCTCACCTCCTCCAGAGCGAACACCAGCCTGCTGGAGCTTTCCCccggtcccgcctcattctgaaCAGCCCCCAGGGCTGATGTGTGTCCATTGCTGTCCACAGACACTGACGTGCCAGTGGAACACTCGTCGTCACTTGGGTATTTGGGTTTGCTGGTCAGCGTGGCGCTGCCGCTCAGCGCTCGCCCCGCCCCCTCTGCCTGGAGCCCGCCTCCTGTCTCCATAGAGCTCTTCAGGTGGGCAATGTTGTCAGCACTACCGAACTTGTTGCGGATGAGGCTGGCGAAGCCACGGGACTTGTTGAAGAAGAAAGGTGGCGAGAGAGAGACGCCCGGGCCAATGGTCTTCACCTGGACAGGTGAGAAGACAGGACTTATTACAGGGTGTCTACAGATTTAGACTAATTAAACCAAAGAATCAAATCTGGCCCCAGAGTAATAGGTGTGTGCATGTCCACACTGATCATAGCTTTGTGTTCTACTGTGTGTTCTAATACCATGTAAAGGCATGCTGCCTTTATTATTGGATGTgatgtacacacacatctaGAAGGTGAGTCATGATGGTGTTGCAATTTTGTAGATATAAATGGAAGATtacatttgtggacaccccttctaatgaatgcattcagctactgtaagctgcacccattgctgacacaaatgtgcaaatgcacacagacatacagcttgtctagtctctatagagaagtactgcaatAGAATAGagaagactctctggagcagataaaaatcaacctactggcaccatgctgcttaatgtcaggcgtgggctagaggggtataaagccccccagcattgagctgtggagcagtggaaatacTGTTTCCTTTGGCATGATGGAcggagctccatctagtacttttgggagtaGTTAGGGAGAtaaggtgaggtggggtggtgattattcaagttcttgaccttactaatgctctaaATGCTAGATCCAAGCAGAAATATGCACTTAAGGATGTATTTTTATACACAAATATATGCAAtgtatatgcaaatatatattttttctatgtAAGACTGAAGACAAATATGACATGTTACATATTTAAGCGCTTTGGGTATTGCCTATGTGTTTAACTGTGGATAACCTGTTACTTTCCTTGGCTAAAACCCAGCTCAAAAAACCTGCTCCCATAAATGCCTCAGGCATTTCCTCCTCTTGCAGTGTTTGTAACCTTGCCTCTTTCAGGTTAACTCGGGTCCAAAAACATCTGACGTTCACCTTTGTAACATTGCTAAATTCAGATCTTGCCTTTGTTGTTCCACTGTTGTCGCATGCCTTCTACCATGCCTGCTTATTAATGGCTTCTTTTTCCCGCCCCCATGTTAGATGATATTTTAGATGTTAAATatgctgtttgtttattgtaatgtaagACAttgtaaatatgaatatgaatatcaAAGGGGAATTCTCAGAGCCTACCATTTCTTTTCTGTGAGCAGGTCCACTAGTTTATAAAGcttgttgtttttcctttatTGCACTTATGatattgtttaattatgttttCACTGTAAAGAAAAATTTAATATTCAGGACCCCCTCATGCCACCCAAACAGCTCTAACCCTTCAAAGCATGGATTCCACAACACAGCCACCACAATTCAGCACTTTTTAGCACTAGAGTAGTTCTTCTGTGGAATGATCACATGATCTTCATTTTAGCTCTATTGGTATGTACTGACccctgcataccaggaacaccctatAAGACGTGctgacctgatgttttggagactttcTGACCAGTggcttgtccatttctcctgcttccaacacatcaacgtCAAGTACCTGCTGCTTACCAGGAGCCACTGGGAGCAGAACGTTAATATTATGGTTTGCGACTGGTGAACATAACTTACCTTGTCTAGCTGTGGGTGTCGTCCGCTGCCCTTGACCATGGCTTCCTTGCTCTCTTTCAAGCTGTCCTTGGACGCCTCCTTTGAATCTTTgctgtgagcgtgtgtgtgtttggacccATTGGaggaggaagtgacatcacacTCTTTCATCTTGCGGTGGTACTGCTCAAGCTTGCGCTGCAGCTGGGCGATGGTCTGAGCCGATTTCTGGTTCTTCTTCTCAAAGACCTGCTTGATGCGTCCGCTCTGCTGCTTGTCGGCGCTGTTGATTAGCTTGAGGTACTCGGCCACGTTCTCGTCCCGCAGGGCCTGCTCGATCCGCAACTGCTCAGTCACCTTCAGCACCTTCTGCTGCAGCCCGTCCAGCCCCAGGCGGCCGCGGCTCCCGTCCCGAACGGACCCCTCACCATCCACCTCCAGACACGTCTCAGAGCCGCCCCGCTGCATAGTGCCGGGGACAGCCAGACTGCTCCCGTCAGCCGCCTGGAGAGAAAATAACCAAAAAGAAGAGATTAGCTTTGGCGCAGTTATTGAATAAGTTATGGAAATTCTAATGAGCACCATGTCTTAAGTCTTTCCCTGTTTTCTTTTTATGACTAAATGGTAGAACCCATGGTGTTCTAGATAGAGTATAGAAGGACAGTATGTACAATGTGACTTTTTGCATCTCCGGTTAGTCAGCCTGAAATCCGACTGCTGCCTGAAATGTATAGCTCCTTAAATCCAGATGTTTTCTTTAAACTCCAGTCATCACTTATTCTGCAGCAGCTCCAAGCAGTGCGACTTGtcatctccagctccagcaaTTGGACACAGAGTGACCCACTTAGTGGTGCACATTTCAGTAGATAACCAGAGGGCAAGTGTGACCACAGCTTGGAAAACGTTACAAAACCAGAAAACCAAATTGTAGTTTATGCGCAGAGGGCAGCTGTACCTGTGTGTAAGGCAGATACACACACTAGATATGGCAGGTTGGAGAACAAGCCTGAGGCTCTGCAGTGTGAGCCAGGGAGAGTGTGTATTAAATACATCGGGTCATAAATTAGCCCTGAGTGTCAGGGCATCCTCAGCGCCACGGCCAACATACTCATTCACTTCTTCTTCAGGACACACTGCTCTCAGAGCGCCAACACTGCCTCCAAATATACAACACAATGGAGCACAGACAGAGCGTTCTATCCACACACTATGACAGCCCTCATAGACTTCATAGTCATCTTGTcactttggacaaaagtatttggacacctgttcattcatgcattgtttcttctaaaatcaagggtatttaagagagtttatcctgcttttgttggtgtaactgtttctactgtccacgAAAGAAAGGAGGCTTTCCACTACAGTTGTGTAGTGGAAAGCCTGGAgaattgttgtgaggatttgattgcaatcagcaacaacactcccaaagtactggatggagcaccatccatcattccagagagaattcatcattccacagttcttccactgctccacagctcaatgctggagggctttataaccctcaaGCCAAAAGGGTCATGCTCTAGacagtcctactctattggcagtgcagggactggacaagcagtgtgtgtgtcagcagtgggtgcaacttcaaatagatgaatgcattcattagaagggctgtccacaaacatttggacatacagtgtgacATACCATTTAAAAGACATCATTCCTGTGTCATACAAGTGTACATTAAAATGCCATGACTTTTGCCTTTTTATGGCGTTTGATGAGGTCACCATGCACCTATGGGTGGTGCTCCCACCACTCCACCCATCTTTGACTGAAAATACTAAGCTAGTATGTACAATACAGgcgaacacacacataaagtaGTACCATGTAGAGGCACTTTTGCACACAATAGATCTGGTAGAAAAGGCAGCTTCAgtaaagccacacacacacaaacacacacacacaccattattcCATCTGTGTAAGTGCTCAACCATTCCCAAGGCTTTAGCAAAGCTCTTTGTGACACAGTGCACAGCTTATTCCCCTTGGCTGGACTTGTATTATCTGTGGACGATTATAAAATGCTGCACTGAGAGAGACCTTCAGATTTTTACTCTGAAATCAAGTTTAAGTTGCCATGGCAGCAAGCAACAAAATACATCAATCTGATCCCACAGAACAGGGATGTAGCCTTTTGTTAATGGactgatggagtgtgtgtgtgtgtgtgtgtgtgtgtgtgtgtgtgtgtgtgtgagtgagtgtgtaaaaAAACACATCTTTGGACTCCAAGCAGATGGATCTCAATGTCGTCAGGGAAAAAGCTCACTTTAGAGAAGTAGGTCACTGTCACCACATATGCAATAACTTGCTATTTtgctcacacacatgcatctcCTTCTTGggcaagagagagcaagagacagcAGGCAGGGGAGcacgagagtgtgtgtgaagtgtatGTGTTCTGGCAGTCAAACAGGCTAACAGAGGGAGAGATTGGAATAAAGAAAGGGAAGACATGAGGACAGAGGAGGAGATCTCGTTAATACTGACACTCCACAAGCCTGACTGGCACGTAATCTACATGCTAATGCTGGATTTTCACAAGTGCTAATAATAAGCATGTTATCATTTCATATGAATTATTTCTCACTCCttaaaagccccccagcaacaggctgtggagcagtgaaagaactgtgttctctggaatgatggatggtgctccatccaatacttttgggatgaggtgtgagttggggatgaagagagctggtgattatccaacatcctggcctcactaaagCGCTAAAGTCCTCATAGCAatgatcctccaaaatctagtaaaaagcctttttccttggacagtagagagacagttacttcattctaatacccttgattacaatgaaagagcaggtgtcccaatacttttgtccatacagtgtatttatgaATAGTTTAGCTGTGCTACTTGATCAGACAGCAAACATTACATAATAACTGAATAGTTGCAACGGTTCCTAAAAAGGGTTCCTGGGGGTTGGGTAGCTTTGGGTGGTAAGAAGCCAGTCCCCCTTCTGAAAactggagccaggaatgatagatgacagggttaaggGTGATGGGGCGGCGGAGGGGTGTGTAGACTTGTTGTAGACACAGGAATGAGGTAGAGATTATAAAATAGAAGGATTCAGGCATGCTCCGCCTCCAAAAACATATTAATTTCCTAACTCCACTTATAGAACCTAAGAGAGCTTTTGTGAACACCTGTGAGGAACTCCTGCAGTCTCTAAAAGGACCATCTAATAGACACCTGTGAGGATCTCCTGCAGTCTCTAAAAGGACCATCTCAGCTTACAGGCCTCAGAACATCTGAGACAGAGCACAGGTCAGAGGAGGACAGCAGAGTTTCTGCAGTAATGCTCAGTGTGCGTGTGTTAATTCAGAGAACATGGTGGCTCTCCTGAGGCTTAGGGTTCACCCCACTGGGAAAAAATGTGCTTCAGAGGTGTGTGTTCATGAGTGTGCAGGAGGAACAGTGAGCAACAAAGCGCAAAGTGCAGCTGAGGATGCTCAACTACACTgaatgggcaaaagtattgggacatctgctcattcgcGGTTTTATctgtaatcaagggtattaaagttttttttgttgcttttgttggagtaactgtctctactgtccagggaagaaggcgttctactacattttggaacattgctgtgaggattggattgcattcattgACTGAGAGCATTGGATGACTGGatattggatgattaccaccccacctcatccccaaccctcAATTTTAGGCAGTTGgtattaatattatggctgattgatgtgtgtgtgtgtgtgtcaattaatatgtatttattaattttacaggtttatacatacatacaaaacaTTAATTCCATAGGCCTATATAGACAATATATACTGACCTATGTCACTATCCTAGCCCTGTACCACTCATGTCTTTCAGCTCGAAAACAGCCAGTTCACAGTGGGTGAAAGATGccatatgtataaaatatgcAGCCTATTCTCATTAGTCATTAGAGCTCAGCTGGACCCACCATCCTTTTAGATCCAGGAATGAGCTTCCCCCTCATAAGTGTCTAAACAGCAAAGTCGCTCACTGtcatcaaacacagactgaaggcCCAGCTCTTTAAAGAGTACTTAGGCAGAATGTAGTGCAGTGCCGAGTAtggtggtctccatactgactgtATTTACTAATATTCAAGCTCAGAGGtctcttttggatcctagtctatacaaactagctaaggatattatCTGAGTAAACTTTtctcgctctggagaagagcatctgctaaatgccttaaatgtaaatggcaATGgacaaaagccgatctgcaccaagagcccttcgagcttcaagtatggctcggctcgacacGCTgttcctcaaaatccacggaagacgagcgtccaggcttttttctgtcctgcaccgaagtggtggaacgaacttcccctgggtgtctgaacggccgagtcgctcgctgtcttcaaacccagactgaagaccctcctcttctgagagtacttggacgaatatcagagtactatggtcaccttactgacttgtgtttagtagagtctaaactattactctatttaaactagctgaggtttttctttggataaatagcaaagcacttttgtaagtcgctctggagaagagcgtctgctaaatgccttaaatgtaaatgtaaatgtaaataaaacaaagaaatggTCAATTAACAGCGTAGCCATACTTGTCTGGCATAATCTGTACAGAGATCAAGCACGCTCATGTTTGACCACATTTGAGTTAGACCACTGGCTGCGTCACAACCACCCCTGTAACTATATGAACATTCTGAACTTGCACTGTCACGGCCTGCAGGGAAAaaagagtgagtgaatgagggCAGGGTCGGATATCTGATCTCATTTTTACACACAGATTGCATAATACATAATTCAACAGACGGCagggagacagagaaaaaaatcCATCAACAGGTGTACACACATTAATACACATAACGGGATTTGGTTTCACTCGAGTTCCTCTTCTATTTCTGttagcttcacacacacacaaacctgctGGCACAGAATAGGCCAACTCTCCTGGCTTAAAGACTTAAAGCCATGCTTCTCTGAAGTACATGTCCTTTAAGAGAGAACCACTGCTGGATGTCACAGCTGTActttaataatactaataattaaatCCACGCAAACAAAATGTCTAACAATGATCAGTTCTTCATAGCTTCTTCTGAATTACACTGTGTTTAAAGAGGAGAATGACCTTGTTCTGACTTCTATGGACTGAAGTGACAATTGACTAAAGTTAATCATATTACTGAGGTGATGAGGTAAATACTTAAAACCCTTTAAAGTATTGTAGTTTGTGGTTCAACCCCTAAACTGCaggattattatttaattactaGTCTTAAGACTTTTTATTCTGTTACtatgtaatatgtatatatatataatgtatatttaataaatattaatgatatatAGGAATTATTGtgcatttttaaatgtgcatttattaaatgtaagtttttttaacttttgcataagactgtaacCAACATTTTAGCAACTGTACTAGCaagactgtaactgtaacttcaGCGTGAGTCTGCTACCAAAACTTTACAAACTTCAGCATaatactgtaactgtaactttAGCATAAGACTGTAACGAATAGCTCTTTAGCATAAGAGCTAAAGAGTCCCATGGCTTGTTGTAAGGACCAGGCCTAAACACCTGGGCAGCACTGTGTGATGTAGCTTACTGAGGGAGGTAGCAGCATCGCAGAAGTAGCTAGGGAAGGTACAATAACAGGGTCGTAAGGcacatacttattatttatacatcaaataacatcttaaatactcaataaatgcattctgtgaCACCTTAACAACAAACTTGTGAGGGACATTTTCACTTTTCCAGTAAAATATGACTGAAACATCCCTGATTCATCATCATTCAGTTAAACACATTGGCCTTAGTCTAGTAAGAACTTAACATGCCAAATTACGTCATTACCTCGAAGTGGAAAGAATTATGTAATTCAAACCCAAATTTCAGGAGTCAGTTTTACCAGAATCAGGTGCTAATTAGCACATTTGCTCTGTAATGTAGTTTACAAGTATGTTATTAGCACCAGCTGTCTGTTGAACAAAGTATAAATAGAAATACCAGCAGAATTTGTAAGAGCAGACATCAATACTAATATGGCCTTGGcatggtccattcatcattactGCCACTGGTCAGCTACTGCAGCTGTGTTTCTTGATGTTACTGACCGTTAAAGCTTCTCCACTTTAtgtctttttaataattattctcCTCTGGGGCTCCGTTTTCACATCTGCTACTTGTAACTCATTAAAACCAGAGGATCAATTCTGTCCAAAAGCTTCTCAATCTTTAATCCGTACCACATTTACAGTGAACAGCCACAacattaagggaaaaacactaATCACCTACAtctgcagtggcatctgtcaaggggtgtttgtattaggcagcatgggaaCAGTcagtcttgaaggtgatgtgctgGAAGCGGGAAAAATGGGCAAACATAAGAATCAAGAACCAAActgatgactgggtcagaacatccccaaaacatcagacaggtcttgtggagttgttgttttttggtaTACAGTGGTTggtacctatcaaaagtggtccaagaaaggacaaccagtggtCCATggagatccatggaggccccacctcccaacttacaggacttaaaagcatctcttggtgccaaataccaccggacaccttctgaggtcttgtggagtccacgccTTGCTGGGTCAGATCCGTTAGgaacctactcagtattaggcaggtggtgctaatgttatggcccgATTTAGAGTACACACAGCCAGATTTCAACTGAATGTTCTTATCTATGAGGTTTTTCAAAAATGTTTGGTCTCACATTACACTGACTATGACATGGTCAAAGTACAAGGCTTGACCTCTGctgaacaacacacacacacacacatatatatttccattcacttttaaacatttgaaaggcgatcttatccagagcagcgTACAAAATCCTTGATGAATGATTCAACGTTCTGCAACAGAAtgtgcaacagcagcagcattttAAATGTCTCTGAGGTATTCTCTCCACACACCATTCACtatctcactcacacactggcACACATCTGCGTTGAGGGTTAGATAAGGCCCAGGCTTCAGTCTATAATGAAAACACTGTGCAATCCAGCAGCGTTTTACTCACAGCTCATCCCACCTGATACAATCAGTCACAAAACACAATGGCAACCAGACAACTGTGGAACTCATATAATGGCATGCACTCACCAAGTACCTTAATAAGAACACAATATTAATACTGGGTGGgtcctccttttgctctcaacTCCAGTTCTTCATGGTATAGATTCCAGAAgattgagattctggtccatttTGATGTGACTGCATGATGCAGTTTGTGCAGATCTTTTTTAGGAGCACTTCCATGTTCTGAATGTTCCAGATCTACCAGATTTTAAGTTCCAATGACTGAGAAGGCCCCTGAAGCAGGCTGGACACATCGTCATGTTCAAGAAACCAGTTTGCTTTGTGACCTGGTGCATCATCacgctggaagtagccattaggaGATGGTAAACTATGGTCATAATTGGATGCACATAgccagcaacaatactcaaacagACTATGGCCTTCAAAAGATGATTAGAACTGGTATTAATGAGCCCAAAGTGTGcaaagaaaacattccccacaccattacaccacctggACCCACCTGACAGGCTACCATCTGtaagcctcagcagaaatccagattcatTGGACCAGGCTACTTTTTTCCTAgccttcaactgtccagtttaggtgagcctgtgctgaaccactgcagcctcagctctTATTCTTGCCAGACAGAGGTGGAACCTAACACGGTACTCTGTTGTTGTAGCCTATCCAACCAGTTTGACCATTCTCTGCTgacctctctcctccctcctcaaCCTGCTCACTGGACATGCTTTCcttattacaccattctgagtaactcTAGAGACTGCTGCGCTGAAGATTCCAGAAAATCCACAGtcatagaaacactccaaaaatcAGGCCATC contains:
- the tmcc3 gene encoding transmembrane and coiled-coil domain protein 3; protein product: MPCATAPDKTFPEVVRNSCGETAADGSSLAVPGTMQRGGSETCLEVDGEGSVRDGSRGRLGLDGLQQKVLKVTEQLRIEQALRDENVAEYLKLINSADKQQSGRIKQVFEKKNQKSAQTIAQLQRKLEQYHRKMKECDVTSSSNGSKHTHAHSKDSKEASKDSLKESKEAMVKGSGRHPQLDKVKTIGPGVSLSPPFFFNKSRGFASLIRNKFGSADNIAHLKSSMETGGGLQAEGAGRALSGSATLTSKPKYPSDDECSTGTSVSVDSNGHTSALGAVQNEAGPGESSSRLVFALEEVREVKEAQIHLADDIEILRAQLKRNYGFIAQMLQEEKYRCERLEDQLNDLTELHQNETANLKQELASIEEKVAYQAYERARDIQEALEVCQTRISKLELQQQQQQLVQLESADAKVLLGKCINIMLAIATVILVCVSTAAKFTAPLLRSRLHVLGTFVCVCVLALGWSHWEHVQCAAERMFLPS